From one Mycolicibacterium sp. HK-90 genomic stretch:
- a CDS encoding nitronate monooxygenase family protein, with amino-acid sequence MALKTKFTETFGVEHPIVQGGMQWVGRAELVAAVANAGALGFITALTQPTPADLAKEIERCRELTDKPFGVNLTILPTINPPPYDEYRQVIVDSGIKIVETAGSNPAPHLPMFHENGIKVLHKCTSVRHAVKAQSLGVDGISIDGFECAGHPGEDDIPGLVLIPAASAKIDIPMIASGGFADARGLVAALALGADGINMGSRFMCTAESAIHQKVKEAIVAGTELDTELIFRSLGNTARVASNTVSREVVQILKDGGQFEDVKDLVAGKRGVKVYEIGDLDAGIWSVGTSMGLINDIPTCGELVSRMVSEAEELISGRLANMIGAGEAEPEREAVLA; translated from the coding sequence ATGGCATTGAAGACGAAGTTCACCGAGACGTTTGGGGTCGAGCACCCCATCGTGCAGGGTGGCATGCAGTGGGTCGGTCGCGCCGAACTCGTTGCGGCCGTGGCGAATGCGGGTGCGCTGGGTTTCATCACCGCGCTCACCCAGCCGACGCCGGCCGATCTGGCCAAGGAGATCGAGCGGTGTCGTGAGCTCACCGACAAGCCGTTCGGCGTGAACCTGACGATCCTGCCGACGATCAACCCGCCGCCATACGACGAGTACCGCCAGGTGATCGTCGACTCCGGCATCAAGATCGTCGAGACCGCGGGCTCCAACCCGGCGCCGCACCTGCCGATGTTCCACGAGAACGGCATCAAGGTGTTGCACAAGTGCACCTCGGTGCGCCACGCCGTCAAGGCCCAGAGCCTGGGGGTGGATGGCATCAGCATCGACGGGTTCGAGTGCGCCGGTCACCCCGGTGAGGACGACATCCCGGGCCTGGTGCTGATCCCGGCCGCATCGGCCAAGATCGATATCCCGATGATCGCCTCGGGTGGTTTCGCCGACGCGCGTGGTCTGGTGGCCGCGCTGGCGCTGGGGGCCGACGGCATCAACATGGGTTCGCGGTTCATGTGCACCGCGGAATCGGCGATCCATCAGAAGGTCAAGGAAGCGATCGTGGCGGGCACCGAGCTCGACACCGAGCTGATCTTCCGCAGCCTGGGCAATACCGCACGGGTGGCGAGCAACACGGTCTCGCGTGAGGTGGTGCAGATCCTCAAGGACGGCGGCCAGTTCGAGGACGTCAAGGATCTGGTGGCCGGCAAGCGCGGCGTGAAGGTCTATGAGATCGGTGATCTCGACGCAGGCATCTGGTCGGTCGGAACCTCGATGGGCCTGATCAACGACATCCCCACGTGCGGTGAGCTCGTCTCGCGGATGGTGTCGGAGGCCGAAGAGCTGATCAGCGGGCGCCTGGCGAACATGATCGGCGCGGGTGAGGCCGAGCCGGAGAGAGAAGCAGTCCTCGCCTGA